A window of the Henckelia pumila isolate YLH828 chromosome 3, ASM3356847v2, whole genome shotgun sequence genome harbors these coding sequences:
- the LOC140889131 gene encoding uncharacterized protein, which yields MEFHVVCTSMKPHGVTEEQIQLRAFSFSLKSAAKDWLYYLPSGSITTWTALKRIFLEKYFPASRAANIKKEIYGIKQQMGETLHESMVDAASGGVFVDKTPVQARNLIENMAANSQQFGTIRSDPTPGRNTEVCGICTARGHATDMCSTLQEGSAEQVNAAEGFPRPPQRKYDPYSNTYNPGWKDHPNLRYGNPQAIQASPHNPAYRPPYPQQPQHPQVPTPGNLSKYPTVEHSNGATVVNPRENVSATTLRSGKELKVNEEVVKEPVQNKDEQESKVEEDDTIQEAPRGKFPPFFEYKPVAPFPLALKKSRKDDGIKGLYEVFRRCEIGDVQLDTVMLDLGASINVMPYSVYASLKLGPLTKTGIVIQMADKSTIFPRGVIEDVLVQVVYRMPPPPQSKFQYDSSVMLSDVEEDSANT from the exons atggaattccatgtcgTATGCACCAGCATGAAAccacatggagtgacagaggagcagatccaaCTCAGAGCCTtttctttctctttgaagagcgctgcaaaggattggctatactacctaCCTTCTGGATCCATCACCACTTGGACGGCACTGAAGAGAATTttcttagagaaatattttccagCTTCAAGAGCGGCAAACATCAAAAAGGAAATTTATGGCATCAAACAGCAGATGGGAGAGACACTGCATGA GAGCATGGTGGATGCGGCCAGTGGTGGAGTTTTTGTCGATAAGACTCCAGTCCAAGCAAGGAATCTGATAGAGAACATGGccgccaattctcaacaatttggaacCATCAGGAGTGATCCAACACCCGGAAGGAATActgag GTTTGTGGAATTTGCACTGCAAGGGGACATGCGACTGACATGTGTTCCACACTTCAAGAGGGATCGGCTGAGCAAGTCAATGCTGCAGAAGGATTTCCCAGACCGCCACAACGGAAGTATGATCCAtactccaacacatacaatcctggttggaaggatcatccaaacctGAGATATGGGAACCCGCAAGCAATTCAAGCATCACCGCACAATCCAGCTTATAGGCCGCCATACCCCCAACAACCACAGCATCCTCAAGTCCCCACGCCTG gaaacttGAGCAAGTATCCAACAGTTGAACACTCAAATGGGGCA ACTGTGGTGAATCCGCGGGAGAATGTGAGTGCAACCaccttgaggagtggaaaggagTTGAAGGTTAATGAAGAAGTGGTGAAAGAACCAGTACAGAACAAAGATGAGCAGGAATCCAAGGTAGAGGAGGACGACACAATTCAGGAAGCACCTAGAGGTAAGTTCCCTCCTTTTTTCGAGTATAAACctgtagccccttttcccttagcattgaAAAAGTCTAGGAAAGATGATGGAATTAAGGGGTTGTATGAAGTGTTTCGTAGATGCGAG ATAGGAGATGTTCAGCTTGATACGGTCATGTTAGATTTAGGAGCGTCGATCAATGTCATGCCATATTCTGTGTATGCTTCCTTAAAACTAGGGCCTTTGACtaaaactggaattgttattcaAATGGCTGATAAATCTACTATTTTCCCTAGAGGAGTGATAGAGGATGTTCTTGTGCAAGTTG tTTACCGAATGCCGCCACCTCCACAGTCAAAGTTCCAATATGATTCTTCCGTGATGCTGTCAGACGTTGAAGAGGACAGTGCCAAcacttaa